One genomic segment of Komagataella phaffii GS115 chromosome 4, complete sequence includes these proteins:
- a CDS encoding Imidazole glycerol phosphate synthase (glutamine amidotransferase:cyclase), producing MSKEVVFVIDVESGNLRSLQNAIEYLGYEVEFIRDAADENLKTATKLFLPGVGNYGHFLNQFLAKGFLEPLKRYIDSGRPLMGICVGLQAFFTGSSESPDTEGLGYIPLQLTKFNPNDLGGKSVPHIGWNSVQIDRKILDSGKTLYGISPHSKYYFVHSYAAILSEPEKQSLEADGWTLSTSRYGTEEFVSAIAKDNLFATQFHPEKSGAAGLAVINSFLRGEKFSPLSAADLQVDDSIEVTPTGLTRRIIACLDVRTNDSGDLVVTKGDQYDVREKSESGDVRNLGKPVEMAEKYYQQGADEVTFLNITSFRNSPIKDAPMLEVLKRAAETVFVPLTVGGGIKDVVDPDGTKVPALKVATLYFRAGADKVSIGTDAVLAAEEFYRNNEKGTGLTPIETISASYGVQAVVISVDPKRFYVADPSKTPYKTIKTKFPGPNGENYCYYKVTSQGGRNVHDLGAWELCYACEKLGAGEILCNCIDKDGSNSGYDLELIDYIKSATKLPVIASSGAGNPSHFEEVFRKTETDAALGAGMFHRGEYTVKEVKDFLTKRGLLVRTDK from the coding sequence ATGTCTAAAGAAGTAGTTTTCGTCATTGACGTCGAAAGCGGTAACCTTAGATCTCTGCAAAATGCTATAGAGTATCTTGGTTACGAGGTGGAGTTTATCCGAGACGCTGCTGatgaaaacttgaagacaGCGACGAAATTGTTTCTTCCTGGGGTTGGAAACTATGGACACTTTCTTAACCAGTTTTTAGCAAAAGGATTTCTAGaacctttgaaaaggtATATAGATTCTGGAAGGCCTTTGATGGGAATATGTGTGGGTTTGCAAGCATTTTTTACTGGTTCCAGTGAATCTCCTGATACAGAAGGTTTGGGATATATTCCTTTACAACTGACTAAGTTCAATCCAAATGATTTGGGTGGTAAAAGCGTTCCACACATTGGTTGGAACAGTGTCCAAATTGATAGAAAGATTTTAGACAGTGGCAAGACACTTTATGGTATAAGTCCTCACTCCAAATACTACTTCGTCCACTCCTATGCTGCCATACTTAGCGAGCCTGAAAAACAGTCCCTAGAGGCTGATGGTTGGACTTTGTCCACCTCCAGATATGGTACAGAAGAGTTTGTATCGGCCATTGCTAAGGATAATCTATTTGCTACTCAATTTCATCCCGAGAAATCTGGAGCTGCCGGTCTTGCAGTTATTAATAGTTTTCTTAGAGGAGAGAAATTTTCCCCTTTGAGTGCTGCAGACTTGCAAGTGGATGATTCTATTGAAGTAACACCTACAGGACtgacaagaagaattaTTGCATGTCTTGATGTTCGTACCAATGACTCTGGTGATTTGGTCGTTACCAAAGGTGACCAGTACGATGTGAGAGAGAAAAGTGAAAGCGGAGATGTTCGTAATTTAGGAAAGCCAGTGGAAAtggctgaaaaatattATCAACAAGGCGCCGATGAAGTGACCTTCTTGAATATAACTTCGTTCAGAAACTCTCCCATCAAGGACGCTCCTATGCTGGAAGTTCTCAAAAGGGCAGCTGAAACTGTGTTTGTTCCTCTTACAGTCGGTGGTGGGATTAAAGATGTCGTTGATCCCGATGGAACCAAGGTTCCAGCATTGAAAGTCGCCACATTGTATTTCAGAGCTGGTGCTGATAAAGTTTCTATTGGAACTGATGCCGTGTTGGCTGCAGAGGAATTTTATAGGAACAACGAGAAGGGAACCGGCTTGACACCGATTGAAACTATCTCTGCTTCATATGGTGTTCAAGCTGTTGTCATTTCTGTGGACCCAAAAAGATTTTATGTCGCTGATCCCTCCAAGACACCATACAAGACGATAAAAACCAAATTTCCTGGACCTAACGGAGAGAACTATTGTTATTACAAGGTCACTAGTCAAGGTGGAAGAAATGTTCACGATTTGGGAGCTTGGGAACTCTGCTATGCTTGTGAAAAGCTGGGTGCAGGAGAAATTCTTTGCAACTGCATTGACAAAGACGGCTCCAACTCTGGTTATGATTTGGAATTAATAGATTACATCAAGTCTGCCACTAAATTACCAGTGATAGCGTCTTCTGGAGCAGGAAATCCATCCCACTTTGAGGAAGTGTTCAGGAAAACCGAGACTGACGCTGCTTTGGGAGCAGGAATGTTTCACAGAGGAGAATACACTGTCAAGGAAGTTAAAGATTTTTTAACCAAGAGAGGTCTCTTAGTTAGAACTGACAAATAG
- a CDS encoding Protein required for mitochondrial translation translates to MLRKLVCGLEIHTQLKTGQKLFSLSSTEASKPNTNISFFDIGLPGSQPTLNQACLLTALKACVSLNSNINSVSTFDRKHYFYPDQPNGYQITQYYRPISSGGFLKLSKRFDEIDEDEKLVRIHHIQIEQDTGKSLYKDLSDKSLVDYNRSNMPLIEVVTEPDLNSVKQVKAFLRKYLQLMKTMDVSTGQLEAGAMRVDVNVSVDDGERVEIKNMTSTSAIVNAIRYEFKRQTKSIDKGNPIKTKETRGWDGNKTFRLRDKESSVDYRYMPDPELPPVVLDVNDIVTRIKKMTITTPEEQLAQLMSPPYNIKLRDARILLNDRNLLGYYYALFSRTSAKNIPSKYPINWCCHEFLGYLAKNNIDFSEDLFPVHQLADLIDCIFREQVTNNNAKILFEHLLANPAENEGPIIDLITKYELGEVDVTNDSELLAQVDSIIDDVLDTYPAIVKELQEGNKPGSINYLLGQCMRTSAGRIKSKVFESRLKEKIHIIK, encoded by the coding sequence ATGTTAAGAAAGCTGGTCTGTGGTCTAGAGATTCACACCCAGTTAAAAACGGGGCAAAAACTCTTCTCATTGTCTTCCACAGAGGCGTCCAAACCGAATACCAACATCTCTTTTTTCGATATTGGCCTTCCTGGTAGTCAACCTACTTTGAACCAGGCATGTCTTCTCACCGCATTAAAAGCGTGTGTGAGTCTAAACTCAAACATAAATTCAGTCTCTACATTCGATAGGAAACATTACTTCTATCCAGATCAGCCGAATGGGTATCAAATCACTCAGTATTATAGACCAATCAGCAGTGGGGGATTTCTCAAGCTATCCAAGCGATTTGATGAGATagacgaagatgagaaaCTCGTACGTATACATCATATTCAAATTGAGCAGGACACAGGGAAATCGTTGTATAAGGATCTTTCAGATAAATCGTTGGTTGACTACAACAGAAGTAATATGCCCTTGATAGAGGTGGTTACTGAACCTGATCTGAATTCCGTGAAACAAGTCAAGGCATTTCTCAGGAAATATCTTCAGCTGATGAAGACCATGGATGTCTCAACGGGACAATTGGAAGCAGGAGCGATGAGAGTTGACGTCAATGTGTCTGTTGATGATGGCGAAAGAGTTGAGATCAAGAATATGACGTCCACTTCTGCAATTGTCAATGCTATTCGATACGAATTCAAACGTCAAACCAAATCAATTGATAAGGGAAATCCTATtaaaacaaaagaaactaGAGGCTGGGATGGGAATAAAACTTTCAGACTCAGAGATAAGGAGTCTAGTGTAGATTACAGATACATGCCAGACCCCGAACTTCCACCAGTGGTACTTGATGTTAACGATATTGTCACCaggatcaaaaaaatgACGATTACTACCCCAGAAGAGCAGTTGGCGCAACTAATGTCGCCTCCTTACAATATCAAGTTGAGAGATGCCAGAATTCTTTTGAACGACAGAAATCTTCTGGGCTATTACTATGCTCTGTTTAGTAGAACGTCGGCGAAGAACATTCCATCCAAATACCCAATCAATTGGTGCTGTCATGAGTTTTTGGGATATTTAGCAAAGAACAACATAGATTTTTCTGAAGATCTGTTCCCTGTTCATCAACTAGCTGACCTAATCGATTGTATCTTCCGAGAACAAGTCACCAACAACAATGCTAAAATTCTATTTGAGCATCTCCTTGCTAATCCTGCTGAGAATGAGGGTCCAATAATTGATCTCATTACGAAATATGAATTGGGAGAGGTAGATGTCACCAACGACTCCGAGCTACTGGCTCAAGTAGATTCCATCATTGACGACGTGCTTGACACGTACCCAGCCATTGTAAAGGAGTTACAGGAAGGAAACAAGCCTGGTTCGATCAATTACCTCCTTGGACAATGCATGAGAACGAGTGCTGGTAGAATAAAGAGCAAAGTGTTTGAATCTCGTTTAAAGGAGAAAATACACATTATTAAATAA
- a CDS encoding Cytoplasmic isoleucine-tRNA synthetase, target of the G1-specific inhibitor reveromycin A translates to MSEQDTRFSFPKEEERILSYWKEINAFEQSNKLNEGNKRFSFYDGPPFATGTPHYGHILASTIKDIIPRYANMNGMYVERRFGWDTHGLPVEHEIDKKLGITGKEDVMAMGIAKYNEECRSIVMRYAHAWKDTIGRLGRWIDFENDYKTLYPEFMESVWWVFKQLYEKDSVYRGLRVMPYSTGCTTPLSNFEAQQNYKDVNDPAVTVGFRLVDDENTFLVAWTTTPWTLPSNIALAVNPEFEYVKIYDEKTKKHYILLESLLKTLYRKPKNEKYKIVEKIKGSELVGLKYQPLFNYFYDKFKDHGFVVYGGDFVTDDSGTGIVHQAPAFGEVDFEAATAAGVIDEKRVPPNPVDDNGKFSSQVPDWEGVYVKDADTKIIKYLTEKGNILLSSQIRHSYPFCWRSDTPLLYRTVPAWFVRVKEIVPDMLKNVEATHWVPQTIKEKRFSNWIANARDWNVSRNRYWGTPIPLWVSDDFEEIVCIGSIQELRDLSGNQDITDIHREKIDDITIPSRQGKGVLRRIEEVFDCWFESGSMPYAQNHYPFEGKDEFSSKFPADFISEGLDQTRGWFYTLTVLGTHLFNTAPYKNVIVSGIVLAGDGKKMSKRLKNYPDPGIVLDGYGADALRLYLINSPVLRAETLKFKEEGVKEVVSKVLLPWWNSFKFLEGQVALLKKLNQIDYKYDPEVRSENVMDKWLLATIQSLIKFIHQEMAEYRLYTVVPKLLKLIDDLTNWYIRFNRRRLKGENGVDDCIKALNTLTEALFTLVRAMAPFTPFLSENIYQRLRPLIPDAVLSKYTKDPRSVHFLAYPVLNVSLFDEKIEIAMARMQKVIDYGRNIREKKTISLKTPLKTLVILHSDPGYLADVESLKSYITEELNVRDVIITSDEDKYGVAYGVVADWPVLGKKLKKDAQKVKVALPSVSSEEVKEFLKTGKITVAGIELSSEDLNAVRGLPESKSQDGHEVRSDRDTLVILDTKVYEELKTEGTARELVNRIQKLRKKASLDATDDVIVQYAITNDTIGLDSIMKQHADMLIKTCRRPLEPLAETSKDVIAEEECQIQDTLIKIRLLNI, encoded by the coding sequence ATGTCAGAACAGGACACTAGATTCTCCTTCCccaaggaagaagaacGTATCTTGAGCTACTGGAAGGAAATAAATGCTTTCGAACAATCAAATAAGTTAAATGAGGGAAACAAGAGATTCTCATTCTACGACGGTCCACCTTTCGCCACTGGTACTCCCCATTACGGCCATATTTTGGCCTCCACTATCAAGGATATTATCCCCAGGTATGCCAACATGAACGGTATGTATGTGGAACGTCGTTTTGGCTGGGATACTCATGGCTTGCCAGTGGAACACGAGATCGACAAGAAACTTGGTATCACTGGAAAGGAAGATGTGATGGCCATGGGTATCGCCAAATACAACGAAGAATGTCGTTCCATTGTCATGCGTTATGCTCATGCCTGGAAAGATACCATTGGAAGACTAGGTCGTTGGATCGATTTTGAGAATGATTACAAGACTCTTTATCCTGAGTTCATGGAGTCTGTGTGGTGGGTTTTCAAGCAATTGTATGAGAAGGACTCTGTTTACCGTGGACTGCGAGTGATGCCTTACTCCACTGGCTGCACCACTCCTTTGTCTAATTTTGAGGCCCAGCAAAATTATAAGGATGTTAATGATCCAGCTGTCACTGTTGGTTTTAGATTGGTAGATGATGAGAATACTTTCCTGGTTGCATGGACAACTACACCATGGACTCTTCCTTCTAATATTGCTTTGGCTGTAAACCCAGAGTTTGAATACGTTAAAATTTATGACgaaaagaccaagaagCACTACATTTTATTGGAGTCATTGTTAAAGACCTTGTACAGAAAACCtaaaaatgaaaaatacaagatcgttgaaaagatcaaggGTTCCGAATTGGTCGGGCTGAAATACCAACCTTTGTTCAATTATTTCTAtgacaagttcaaagatcaTGGTTTTGTAGTTTACGGCGGTGACTTCGTCACCGATGACAGCGGTACTGGTATTGTCCACCAGGCTCCAGCTTTTGGTGaggttgattttgaagctGCCACTGCCGCTGGTgttattgatgaaaagaGGGTTCCTCCTAACCCTGTTGATGACAACGGAAAGTTCAGTTCCCAAGTTCCAGATTGGGAGGGGGTATATGTCAAGGACGCTGACACAAAGATTATCAAATACTTGACTGAAAAGGGAAATATTCTATTATCTTCCCAAATCAGACATAGTTATCCATTTTGTTGGAGATCTGATACTCCCTTGCTGTATAGAACGGTGCCAGCTTGGTTTGTCCGTGTTAAAGAGATCGTTCCTGACATGTTGAAAAACGTTGAAGCTACTCATTGGGTCCCCCAAACCATTAAGGAGAAGAGATTTTCCAACTGGATTGCCAATGCACGGGACTGGAATGTTTCTCGTAACAGATATTGGGGAACACCTATTCCATTATGGGtttctgatgattttgaagaaattgtGTGTATCGGTTCAATTCAAGAACTGAGAGATCTATCTGGCAACCAAGATATCACTGACATACACCGTGAAAAGATTGACGACATCACTATTCCTTCTAGACAAGGAAAGGGCGTGCTAAGAAGAATCGAAGAAGTGTTTGATTGTTGGTTCGAGTCAGGTTCCATGCCTTACGCTCAAAACCACTATCCTTTCGAAGGAAAGGACGAGTTCAGCTCCAAATTCCCTGCTGATTTCATATCGGAAGGTCTTGATCAGACCAGAGGTTGGTTCTACACCTTGACTGTGCTAGGTACTCACCTTTTCAACACTGCACCCTACAAGAATGTCATAGTTTCGGGTATCGTTCTAGCTGGTGACGGTAAAAAGATGTCCAAGCGTCTGAAGAACTATCCAGACCCTGGAATAGTGTTGGACGGTTACGGTGCCGATGCTTTGCGTCTTTACTTAATCAACTCTCCTGTTCTTAGAGCCGAGACtttgaagttcaaagagGAAGGAGTCAAGGAAGTAGTTTCCAaggttcttcttccttggtgGAACTCCTTCAAGTTTTTAGAAGGTCAGGTAGCTTTgctgaagaagttgaaccAAATTGACTACAAGTATGATCCCGAAGTCAGGAGTGAGAATGTCATGGACAAATGGTTGTTGGCCACCATTCAATCGCTTATCAAATTTATTCACCAAGAGATGGCTGAGTACAGACTGTACACTGTGGTCCCTAAGTTGCTaaaattgattgatgaCTTGACTAACTGGTACATTCGTTTCAACCGTCGTCGTCTGAAGGGTGAGAATGGTGTTGATGACTGTATCAAAGCATTGAACACATTGACGGAAGCCCTTTTCACTTTAGTCCGTGCTATGGCACCCTTCACCCCATTCTTGTCTGAGAACATATACCAAAGATTGAGACCTCTTATCCCAGATGCTGTCTTGTCTAAGTACACCAAAGATCCAAGATCGGTTCATTTCTTGGCGTACCCAGTCCTGAACGTATCTCTGTTTGACGAGAAGATTGAGATTGCCATGGCTCGTATGCAAAAGGTTATTGATTACGGACGTAACATCCGTGAGAAGAAGACCATATCTCTGAAGACCCCACTCAAAACTTTGGTTATTCTTCACTCAGATCCAGGTTACCTTGCTGATGTCGAATCCCTAAAATCCTACATTACCGAGGAGCTGAATGTCCGTGATGTAATCATCACTTCAGACGAGGACAAATATGGAGTAGCATATGGGGTTGTCGCTGACTGGCCAGTATTGGGtaagaagttgaagaaggatgCCCAGAAAGTCAAAGTAGCGCTTCCTTCAGTGAGTTCTGAAGAAGTCaaggaatttttgaagactgGTAAGATTACAGTTGCTGGAATTGAGCTCTCATCTGAAGACTTGAATGCAGTTCGTGGTCTGCCTGAGTCCAAATCTCAAGACGGACATGAAGTCAGAAGTGACAGAGACACTCTGGTTATCCTGGACACTAAAGTGTATGAGGAGCTGAAGACAGAGGGTACCGCACGTGAGTTGGTTAATCGTATCCAGAAGCTACGTAAGAAAGCCTCCTTGGATGCAACTGATGATGTTATTGTACAATATGCTATTACAAATGATACCATTGGATTGGACTCAATAATGAAACAACACGCCGATATGCTAATAAAGACCTGCAGAAGACCGTTGGAACCGTTGGCCGAGACTTCTAAGGACGTAATTGCTGAGGAGGAATGTCAGATCCAGGACACGCTCATCAAGATCCGTTTGCTTAATATCTAG
- a CDS encoding Component of the nuclear pore complex produces MSFLSSSNVNVTQGTVQDLQNDVVVGNGPEDSISDLAFSPQAELLAVASWDKKVRVYEVLPTGTTEGRALYDHESPVLAVHWSPDGTKVATGAADRQVRLYDVQTGQVQNLGMHEAPVKALRFVEVGPTSTPVVVSGGWDKTLRYWDPRSAQPMATVALPERVYAMDTSQKLLVVATAERHIGVIDLNQPQQLFKQTMSPLKWQTRTVACYPQGNGYAIGSIEGRCCLQYIDATEQAKSGFSFKCHRVPRPAPAKESDVYSINSIRFHPVYGTFSTAGSDGAFHFWDKDQKHRLKGFPAGPTSISSTAFNRNGGIFAYAYSYDWSKGPEGNSANTPIQLRLHATKDEEVKQRNKK; encoded by the coding sequence ATGTCATTTCTTAGTTCCAGCAACGTCAACGTAACGCAGGGAACAGTCCAGGACCTTCAAAATGACGTGGTGGTAGGAAATGGACCAGAAGATTCCATCAGTGATTTGGCCTTCTCACCACAGGCTGAACTGCTGGCGGTAGCTTCGTGGGACAAGAAAGTTAGGGTTTATGaagttcttccaactgGTACGACGGAAGGAAGAGCTCTGTACGACCACGAGTCCCCTGTTCTAGCTGTGCATTGGTCTCCCGACGGCACTAAAGTGGCCACTGGAGCCGCCGATCGTCAAGTACGCTTATATGATGTTCAAACTGGTCAGGTTCAAAACTTGGGAATGCACGAGGCTCCGGTCAAAGCACTTAGATTTGTGGAAGTGGGCCCTACTTCTACACCTGTGGTAGTATCAGGAGGCTGGGATAAGACTTTGAGGTATTGGGACCCCAGGTCAGCACAACCGATGGCCACAGTGGCACTCCCTGAACGAGTATACGCCATGGACACTTCACAGAAATTATTGGTAGTAGCAACAGCAGAGCGCCACATAGGAGTCATTGATCTAAATCAACCACAACAGCTGTTCAAGCAAACCATGTCTCCTTTGAAATGGCAAACCCGTACAGTGGCATGCTATCCTCAAGGCAATGGTTATGCAATTGGATCGATTGAAGGAAGATGCTGTCTACAATATATTGATGCAACAGAACAGGCAAAATCTGGCTTTTCATTTAAATGCCACCGAGTACCACGACCCGCTCCTGCCAAGGAGTCAGACGTTTACTCCATAAACTCCATTCGATTTCACCCTGTCTATGGAACATTTTCTACAGCAGGTAGTGACGGAGCATTCCATTTTTGGGACAAAGATCAAAAGCATCGACTGAAAGGGTTCCCTGCCGGACCTACTAGCATTTCGTCTACAGCATTCAACAGAAATGGTGGAATTTTTGCCTACGCTTATTCATACGATTGGAGTAAAGGCCCTGAAGGAAATTCAGCAAATACTCCAATCCAATTACGTTTACATGCTActaaagatgaagaggtCAAACAGCGAAACAAGAAGTAA